Proteins from a single region of Rhodospirillales bacterium:
- a CDS encoding response regulator encodes MLNFFRRYYHLFLFIPGLIILGVGMLTLHTSIKLSSEQNLLRQHYQMILTQHPGFSDSAAGRKIKILTKGVQTQEKNLYWSVIAIALTGFLLLIINADHLRKLVEANKERQKSLKLLEHRLAAIEASFEGIAIVDPQGLLTYMNKALADIYGVAEEQKEDYIGHFWLKLYSDENQAYIKNHVLPQFEREGFWHDTSKLLRRDGRAITAELSMTRLSDGGFIGTARDVTEIEKASAEKKEIQNQLAQAQKMEAIGRLAGGIAHDFNNILAAINGYAEFLTEDLDEDSPQKKYADNILKAGYQARALIDQILAFSRRQDGDVENIDLCGPLNESISMLKATLPKKIAVHTDIQVMPAPIEGNATQIAQAIMNLCVNARDAMRDDEGVLSISLKTVDVMNDIPMTSVSDDLPAMEDTPLISIEEGEQGQTYLHFGTVSRNHQYIKLSVSDTGTGMSRMIMEHIFEPFFTTKDVHKGTGLGLASVHGTMTSHRGALFIESVLGKGTKFDLLFPLSKVDEQSETDIDMHELETHGGLVLLVEDQDEVREMTSTMLKRLGYDVETARNGLEASDMLCEKPGEYDLVLTDQNMPKMTGTELIRQSSFDFPELPFVILTGYSEEKLLEFMQEQPALKDVLRKPVSQKILAKTLSEVLKGTANSPTKKAAAI; translated from the coding sequence ATGTTAAATTTTTTTCGCCGCTATTATCACCTCTTTTTATTTATTCCCGGTCTTATCATTCTAGGTGTAGGGATGCTCACCTTGCATACATCCATAAAGCTTTCATCTGAGCAAAATCTGCTTCGTCAGCACTACCAGATGATTTTAACCCAACATCCTGGATTTTCAGATTCGGCTGCCGGACGTAAAATAAAAATTCTGACTAAAGGCGTCCAGACTCAAGAAAAAAATCTTTATTGGTCTGTTATAGCGATTGCGCTCACAGGGTTTTTATTATTGATCATAAATGCCGATCATCTGAGGAAACTGGTCGAAGCCAATAAAGAACGGCAAAAATCGCTCAAACTTTTAGAACACAGGTTGGCGGCGATTGAAGCATCTTTCGAAGGAATTGCTATCGTCGACCCGCAAGGGCTCCTCACCTATATGAACAAGGCGTTAGCGGATATTTATGGCGTAGCTGAGGAGCAAAAGGAAGACTATATCGGCCATTTCTGGCTCAAATTATATAGCGATGAAAATCAGGCTTACATAAAAAATCACGTACTCCCACAGTTTGAACGCGAAGGGTTCTGGCATGATACATCAAAACTTTTGCGTCGGGATGGCAGGGCAATCACAGCAGAGTTGTCTATGACCCGTCTGTCAGATGGTGGCTTTATTGGTACGGCTCGCGATGTAACTGAAATTGAAAAAGCCAGCGCCGAAAAGAAAGAGATACAAAATCAGCTCGCACAGGCCCAAAAAATGGAAGCCATAGGGCGTCTTGCCGGGGGGATCGCACACGACTTTAATAATATTTTAGCCGCGATAAATGGCTATGCCGAATTTTTGACAGAAGATTTGGACGAAGATAGTCCGCAGAAAAAATATGCAGACAATATCTTAAAAGCAGGCTATCAGGCCCGCGCTCTCATCGACCAGATACTTGCGTTTTCCCGCCGTCAGGATGGCGATGTTGAAAATATTGATTTGTGTGGACCGTTGAATGAGAGCATCTCCATGCTGAAAGCAACGCTGCCCAAAAAAATCGCAGTACATACGGACATTCAGGTTATGCCCGCGCCAATAGAAGGCAACGCAACACAGATTGCACAAGCAATTATGAATCTGTGTGTAAATGCGCGTGACGCAATGCGCGATGATGAAGGGGTTTTAAGCATATCTCTGAAAACCGTCGATGTGATGAATGATATTCCTATGACGTCCGTGAGTGATGATCTGCCTGCCATGGAAGACACGCCGCTTATCAGCATTGAAGAAGGAGAGCAGGGCCAGACTTATCTGCATTTTGGAACGGTAAGCCGCAACCATCAATATATCAAGCTCTCAGTTTCCGATACCGGCACAGGCATGAGCCGCATGATAATGGAACATATTTTCGAGCCGTTTTTCACCACCAAAGACGTGCACAAAGGCACTGGTCTGGGGTTGGCCAGTGTACACGGGACAATGACATCCCATCGCGGCGCATTGTTTATTGAAAGCGTATTGGGCAAAGGCACCAAATTTGATCTTCTGTTTCCCTTAAGCAAAGTGGATGAACAAAGCGAAACAGATATAGACATGCATGAGCTGGAAACGCATGGAGGTCTTGTTTTATTAGTAGAGGATCAAGACGAAGTACGCGAAATGACAAGCACCATGCTCAAGCGTTTGGGCTACGACGTTGAAACGGCCAGAAATGGGCTGGAAGCTTCAGATATGCTGTGTGAAAAGCCCGGAGAATATGATCTCGTGCTAACCGACCAAAACATGCCAAAAATGACCGGAACTGAACTCATTCGTCAATCCAGTTTTGATTTTCCCGAATTGCCGTTTGTTATTTTGACAGGCTATAGCGAGGAAAAGCTTCTTGAATTTATGCAAGAACAACCGGCTCTAAAAGACGTTTTGCGCAAACCTGTAAGCCAGAAGATTTTGGCCAAAACGCTGTCTGAGGTTTTAAAAGGAACTGCGAACAGCCCAACGAAAAAAGCCGCCGCTATTTAG
- a CDS encoding response regulator transcription factor, producing the protein MKLLLADDHTLFRDALVQYIERSDPDAEVSVAKDFHGAYEHMQKDGKQDLILLDLRMPGMDGLQGFEKMRKAFPETPVALMSGIAEPEDVRAAMDLGAVGYFPKTLSGKALLQAIGRVLEGEIFIPTDHKTQQLMPAYYNDIPLSAPACENNVPPQAKQPEKNFKLTPREQEVLKHLTTGASNKEIANHLGLKVVTVKLHVRGICRKLEAKNRTQAALIARENGLALGAG; encoded by the coding sequence ATGAAGCTGCTGCTCGCAGATGATCATACGCTTTTTCGTGACGCGCTTGTTCAATATATTGAACGCTCTGATCCCGATGCGGAAGTATCCGTAGCAAAAGATTTCCATGGGGCCTATGAGCATATGCAAAAGGACGGAAAGCAGGATCTTATTTTGCTGGATCTTCGTATGCCGGGTATGGACGGGCTGCAAGGCTTTGAAAAAATGCGCAAGGCCTTTCCTGAAACTCCAGTAGCTTTGATGTCCGGCATTGCGGAGCCTGAAGATGTCCGCGCCGCAATGGATTTAGGCGCGGTTGGTTATTTTCCCAAGACGCTTTCTGGAAAAGCCTTGCTGCAAGCAATTGGCCGCGTTTTAGAGGGGGAAATTTTTATTCCCACAGATCATAAGACGCAACAGTTAATGCCCGCATATTACAATGATATCCCGCTGTCAGCACCTGCCTGTGAGAATAATGTACCGCCACAAGCAAAACAGCCGGAAAAGAATTTTAAACTAACACCCAGAGAGCAAGAAGTTCTTAAACACCTCACGACTGGAGCATCTAACAAGGAAATAGCCAATCATCTTGGCCTGAAAGTGGTAACGGTAAAGCTCCATGTGCGCGGTATTTGCCGTAAACTTGAGGCAAAAAATCGGACGCAGGCAGCACTCATCGCCCGAGAAAATGGTCTTGCGCTGGGCGCAGGGTAG
- a CDS encoding lytic transglycosylase domain-containing protein encodes MFHQSKSVHNLSALTRRCKKISALAVIFSIFITASAFPKDSPINRLQSARAQKQTIRALQLVHQGQWNLAHDAFAETHDPLASKLYYWLIFSQKGDFENYVRLTQFIRNNPEWPGIDELRRRAEEKMPENLRPEEILAWFTDYKPSTARGVDRYMFAMITTGKTIDAKSFLADWWASTTLSRDDQRMIFRKYNTYLDRAAHLRRFDTMLYRGQNVNARALAGVLGQGYPQLAEARIALRAEKKSVSHLINAVPRSLQGDAGLLYERLRWRRKNNLDMRAAEILHRPPPIEKIQNPKDWWTERHILIRRMIEKRQYRSAALLASKHIQKPGSFEYAQGEWMAGWLTLRFQDNPTQAYQHFEALYQNVQTPVSKSRGAYWAGQAAAKFTDPSISKDWYEKAARHQTTFYGQLAGAKLGQDGAFPGAAPPKLDDAELADFQRTELIQAAQLFARAGMQEQSSRFLWAFVKHEGSAKAYKYAAELAIKNGQTHEAVRISKEATKKGLFLTAQSYPVITHQLRDIDLEWALIHALIRQESMFDVKAQSPAGARGLMQLMPATAEETARKMGIAHNTVWLTSNPQHNIRLGAQYLFDMIRRYDGAYPLAIAAYNAGPGRVDQWLKTFGDPRTREVDWIDWIEMIPIYETRNYVQRVMESVYVYRLRLQKVQRPSEAPLHIALTQQ; translated from the coding sequence GTGTTTCATCAGTCAAAATCGGTCCATAATCTATCTGCTCTGACACGCAGATGCAAGAAAATCAGCGCTCTAGCCGTCATTTTCAGCATATTTATTACCGCCAGTGCATTTCCCAAGGATAGCCCCATCAACCGGCTGCAATCAGCGCGCGCACAAAAACAGACCATTCGCGCACTCCAGCTTGTCCATCAGGGGCAATGGAACCTGGCGCATGATGCCTTCGCTGAAACCCATGATCCGCTAGCTTCAAAACTATATTATTGGCTGATTTTTTCACAAAAAGGTGATTTCGAAAATTATGTCCGCCTGACACAGTTTATTCGAAACAATCCGGAATGGCCCGGCATAGACGAACTGCGCCGCAGGGCGGAAGAAAAAATGCCGGAAAACTTACGTCCAGAGGAAATTTTAGCATGGTTTACAGATTACAAACCAAGTACTGCGCGTGGCGTTGATCGCTATATGTTTGCAATGATCACCACAGGGAAAACAATCGACGCCAAGAGCTTCCTTGCCGATTGGTGGGCCAGCACGACATTGTCACGCGATGATCAGCGGATGATTTTCAGGAAATACAACACCTATCTCGATCGCGCTGCCCATCTGCGCCGTTTTGATACCATGCTTTATCGTGGACAAAATGTGAACGCGCGCGCTTTGGCCGGCGTTTTAGGGCAGGGCTATCCGCAACTCGCCGAAGCTCGAATCGCCCTGCGCGCCGAAAAAAAATCCGTAAGCCATCTGATCAACGCCGTACCGCGCAGCTTGCAAGGCGATGCCGGATTGCTTTATGAGCGCCTGCGCTGGCGGCGCAAAAACAATCTCGATATGCGCGCCGCTGAAATCCTCCATCGCCCGCCACCAATTGAAAAAATTCAAAATCCAAAGGATTGGTGGACAGAGCGGCATATTCTCATCCGCCGCATGATAGAAAAACGCCAATACAGAAGCGCGGCCCTGCTGGCTTCCAAACATATTCAAAAACCCGGCAGTTTTGAATATGCGCAAGGAGAGTGGATGGCTGGCTGGCTGACCTTGCGTTTTCAAGATAACCCCACACAGGCCTATCAGCACTTCGAAGCGCTCTACCAAAATGTTCAAACCCCGGTCAGTAAGTCTCGCGGGGCCTATTGGGCCGGACAAGCGGCTGCAAAATTCACAGACCCGTCAATTTCTAAAGACTGGTACGAAAAAGCCGCCAGACACCAAACAACCTTTTATGGCCAGCTTGCAGGCGCAAAGCTGGGGCAGGATGGCGCTTTTCCGGGTGCTGCGCCGCCCAAACTTGATGACGCCGAGCTTGCCGATTTTCAGCGCACGGAGCTTATTCAGGCCGCGCAGCTTTTTGCCCGTGCCGGCATGCAAGAGCAAAGCAGCCGTTTCTTATGGGCATTTGTAAAGCATGAAGGGAGTGCCAAGGCCTATAAATATGCTGCCGAGCTTGCTATTAAAAACGGTCAGACGCACGAAGCTGTACGTATTTCGAAAGAGGCGACTAAAAAGGGTTTATTCCTGACGGCGCAGTCATATCCTGTTATTACACACCAATTGCGTGATATTGATTTGGAGTGGGCGCTTATCCACGCGCTTATCCGTCAGGAAAGCATGTTTGATGTGAAGGCGCAAAGTCCGGCAGGCGCTCGCGGTTTGATGCAACTCATGCCTGCGACAGCCGAGGAAACAGCACGTAAAATGGGCATTGCGCATAACACCGTATGGCTCACCAGTAATCCGCAGCATAATATTCGTCTCGGCGCACAGTATTTATTCGATATGATTCGGCGTTATGACGGTGCCTATCCTCTTGCAATTGCGGCCTATAATGCCGGCCCAGGGCGCGTTGACCAATGGCTCAAAACATTTGGCGATCCACGTACCCGAGAGGTTGATTGGATCGACTGGATAGAAATGATACCGATTTATGAAACCCGTAACTATGTGCAGCGCGTTATGGAATCAGTTTACGTCTACAGGTTGCGATTGCAGAAGGTTCAAAGACCGTCCGAAGCGCCTCTTCATATCGCCCTGACGCAGCAATAA
- a CDS encoding 4-hydroxy-tetrahydrodipicolinate synthase, with protein MFRGSITALVTPFKDGKIDWKAFDNLVEWQIEQGSHGLVPCGTTGESPTLSHDEHMAIVKRCVDVVKGRIPVIAGTGSNSTSEAIELSVAAKDAGADAHLSVVPYYNKPSQAGMIAHFTAIADAAALPMILYNIPGRSVVDMGNETIATLAKHKHIVGVKDATGNVARVAELVAMAGKDFCQLSGNDDCVAGFLAQGGHGVISVVSNVAPRMHADMVEAWEAGDLKTFAALRDKLAPLARDLFCESSPAPVKYAAQRLGLCRDELRLPLIPASEAARAKVDAALAHAGLSVASKASAA; from the coding sequence ATGTTTAGAGGCTCTATTACCGCGCTGGTCACCCCGTTTAAAGACGGTAAAATTGATTGGAAAGCGTTTGATAATCTGGTGGAATGGCAGATTGAGCAAGGATCGCACGGGCTTGTGCCTTGCGGAACTACGGGTGAATCGCCAACTTTGTCGCATGATGAACATATGGCCATAGTTAAGCGCTGTGTGGATGTCGTCAAGGGGAGAATTCCTGTTATTGCCGGAACCGGCTCGAATTCCACAAGTGAAGCGATTGAATTGTCTGTTGCAGCCAAAGATGCTGGTGCCGATGCGCATTTAAGCGTTGTGCCTTATTATAACAAGCCCTCACAGGCCGGAATGATTGCGCATTTTACCGCGATTGCCGATGCTGCGGCGTTGCCGATGATCCTATATAATATTCCCGGACGCAGCGTTGTGGATATGGGCAATGAAACCATCGCAACACTGGCTAAACATAAGCATATTGTGGGCGTGAAAGACGCCACCGGGAATGTTGCGCGTGTGGCTGAACTGGTGGCGATGGCCGGCAAGGATTTCTGTCAGCTTTCCGGGAATGATGATTGTGTGGCCGGGTTTTTGGCGCAAGGCGGGCATGGCGTGATTTCCGTTGTATCCAATGTTGCGCCGCGCATGCATGCGGATATGGTCGAGGCGTGGGAAGCTGGTGATCTTAAAACCTTTGCAGCGCTGCGCGACAAGCTTGCGCCGTTGGCACGTGATCTGTTTTGCGAGAGCAGTCCCGCGCCGGTTAAATATGCGGCGCAGCGTTTGGGGCTTTGTCGTGATGAACTACGTCTGCCATTGATTCCGGCGAGCGAGGCCGCCCGTGCGAAAGTCGATGCGGCGCTGGCGCATGCGGGACTTTCGGTGGCGTCGAAGGCTTCGGCGGCGTGA
- the smpB gene encoding SsrA-binding protein SmpB produces the protein MSKKKKSGLLSTNATVADNKRARFDYALEDKFEAGMMLHGTEVKSLRHGQANIKEAYVGPKNGEIWLFNANIPEYQQASQALQHEPKRPRKLLLHKREVDKLLGAVSREGYAIVPLRLYFNARGMAKIEIALAKGKRQYDKRETEKKRDWDKQKGRIMREKG, from the coding sequence ATGAGTAAAAAGAAGAAATCCGGATTACTGTCGACCAATGCAACGGTGGCCGATAACAAGCGGGCGCGGTTTGATTATGCGCTGGAGGACAAGTTTGAGGCCGGGATGATGCTACATGGAACGGAAGTGAAGTCACTGCGCCATGGGCAAGCCAATATCAAGGAGGCTTATGTCGGGCCGAAGAATGGAGAAATCTGGCTGTTTAATGCGAATATCCCTGAGTATCAACAAGCCAGCCAGGCGTTGCAGCATGAGCCAAAGCGGCCACGTAAATTGCTGTTGCATAAACGTGAAGTCGATAAATTACTGGGCGCGGTGAGCCGGGAAGGATACGCGATTGTGCCGCTGCGGCTGTATTTTAATGCACGCGGCATGGCGAAGATTGAAATTGCGCTGGCTAAAGGGAAGAGGCAATACGATAAGCGGGAAACCGAGAAAAAGCGCGATTGGGATAAGCAAAAAGGGCGCATTATGCGCGAAAAAGGCTAG
- the recA gene encoding recombinase RecA, with protein sequence MSVTPLRKDDEMTQNSAEKQKALDAALSQIERAFGKGSIMKLNGEQNTMNVEAISTGSLGLDIGLGIGGLPRGRIIEVYGPESSGKTTLALHVIAEAQKAGGTCAIVDAEHALDPGYAKKLGVKVDELLISQPDAGEQALEITDTLVRSGALDVLVVDSVAALVPRAELEGEMGDAHVGLQARLMSQALRKLTGTIARSRTIVIFINQIRMKIGVMFGSPETTTGGNALKFYSSVRLDIRRIGQIKDKDEVVGNQTRVKVVKNKMAPPFRQVEFDIMYGEGISKMGELLDLGVAGNAVEKSGAWYSYDGQRIGQGRENAKTFLRENPKMAEKLEKQIRANAGLIAEDMLTGPDNDEGPELTAIEPETHPDDKKKA encoded by the coding sequence ATGTCCGTAACGCCCTTAAGAAAAGACGATGAAATGACACAAAATTCTGCCGAGAAACAAAAAGCGCTCGACGCCGCCTTGTCGCAAATTGAACGCGCCTTCGGTAAAGGCTCAATTATGAAGCTCAATGGCGAACAAAACACCATGAACGTGGAAGCTATATCCACCGGTTCACTCGGCCTCGATATTGGCTTAGGGATTGGCGGCCTTCCTCGAGGGCGTATTATCGAAGTCTATGGCCCGGAAAGTTCCGGTAAAACCACGCTCGCCCTGCATGTGATCGCCGAAGCGCAAAAGGCCGGTGGTACTTGTGCTATCGTCGATGCGGAACACGCGCTCGACCCCGGTTATGCCAAAAAACTCGGCGTGAAGGTGGATGAATTGCTGATCTCCCAACCCGATGCCGGGGAGCAAGCGCTCGAGATCACCGATACGCTGGTCCGTTCCGGGGCGCTGGATGTACTGGTTGTGGACTCGGTCGCCGCGCTCGTGCCGCGCGCCGAACTTGAAGGTGAAATGGGCGACGCCCACGTCGGCTTGCAGGCCCGCCTGATGAGTCAGGCTTTACGCAAACTGACCGGGACCATTGCCCGTTCGCGCACCATTGTAATTTTCATCAACCAGATTCGCATGAAAATCGGCGTGATGTTTGGCTCACCTGAAACGACGACTGGCGGGAATGCCCTGAAATTCTATTCCTCTGTGCGTCTTGACATTCGCCGTATCGGTCAGATTAAGGATAAAGACGAGGTCGTCGGCAACCAGACCCGCGTCAAAGTTGTCAAAAACAAAATGGCTCCGCCATTTCGTCAGGTCGAATTCGACATCATGTATGGCGAAGGAATATCCAAAATGGGAGAGCTTCTAGACCTTGGTGTGGCTGGTAACGCCGTGGAAAAATCCGGCGCTTGGTATTCCTATGATGGCCAGCGCATCGGGCAGGGACGGGAAAACGCCAAGACCTTCCTGCGGGAAAATCCAAAAATGGCCGAAAAGCTAGAAAAACAAATTCGTGCCAATGCGGGGCTCATTGCTGAAGATATGCTCACCGGCCCGGATAATGACGAAGGTCCGGAATTAACGGCAATCGAACCGGAAACTCATCCGGATGATAAGAAAAAAGCATAA
- a CDS encoding response regulator, producing the protein MSLDHSEFIRRHHKTAQTQSPPGPVRRRHDGLFAVILFTIFAVFLGYILTLAPLSQDMKIITSMALALCCLVGFILYRGYHNHRQLDEELELVREVMEGSRGARLIIDSADNTLYYNQKFERLCRGVGPPSFSSLLRLFDYSDEVAAHFRLLTDQAHRGLTDSIELFSRYEDQERWLLITAQPIAGRAGYVHWRIDDVTEKHTADTAIRAEREKLIDFTDNAPVGFFSVDEKGRFVFANATFARWLGEDLQILLESGRLHTYMLNPPEDANPYDLIKEGTARQITEVQMKGTAGKTFLASINQVIVREGAGPDGKQRVRTRAVVHDLTTESEMRQALKASEDRFQRFFDEAPVGIILIDEEGKVADCNAAFAGIIETPIDKIEGQTFNDLIDEEDRDEVTGALGRIEKGQRLDAPLEISLKGATGPVETQMHAKKFKLDGRTVLHFIDLTEKKALEVQFVQSQKMQAIGQLAGGVAHDFNNLLTAIIGFCDLLLLRHKPGDPSFGDIMQIKQNSNRAANLVRQLLAFSRQQTLRPRIHDVSDILYELSHLIRRLIGTNIELELIHGEALGPVKVDEGQMEQVLINLAVNARDAMDEHAREGATLTIETQNFTNRKTKKLISEELPPGHWVTIKVSDTGCGIEKKNLSRIFEPFFTTKQVGEGTGLGLATVYGIIRQTGGFLDVESKVATKDKEGGTSFIIYLPRISKDEAEAEEEHPETEEVEAKDLTGTERILLVEDEDAVRTFSERALTNKGYEVLTADSGESALNLMEKQENQKIDLLVTDVVMPNMDGPTLAQRMRQTSPGLKIIFMSGYTEDKLKDHMGENIFFLPKPFTLKQLAAKVKDVLGD; encoded by the coding sequence ATGAGCCTGGATCATTCTGAATTTATCCGCCGCCACCATAAAACAGCGCAAACGCAAAGCCCGCCCGGGCCCGTTCGCCGCCGCCATGACGGGCTGTTCGCCGTGATTCTGTTCACGATTTTCGCCGTGTTTCTCGGCTATATCCTCACCCTTGCACCGCTCTCGCAAGACATGAAAATCATTACATCGATGGCTTTGGCTCTGTGCTGCCTTGTCGGCTTTATCCTTTATCGCGGCTATCACAACCACCGCCAGCTTGATGAAGAGCTTGAGCTGGTCCGCGAAGTCATGGAGGGCTCACGCGGCGCGCGCCTGATCATCGACAGCGCCGACAATACCCTCTATTACAACCAAAAATTCGAGAGGCTTTGCCGCGGCGTCGGCCCGCCAAGCTTTTCCAGTCTGCTGCGCCTGTTCGACTACAGCGACGAAGTCGCCGCCCATTTTCGCCTTCTCACCGATCAGGCCCATCGCGGCCTAACCGATTCGATCGAACTGTTCTCCCGCTACGAAGATCAGGAACGCTGGCTGCTCATCACCGCCCAGCCCATCGCCGGGCGTGCCGGCTATGTCCATTGGCGCATCGACGATGTCACCGAAAAACACACTGCCGATACGGCGATCCGCGCCGAGCGCGAAAAACTCATCGACTTCACCGACAATGCCCCGGTCGGCTTTTTCTCGGTCGATGAAAAGGGCCGCTTCGTCTTTGCCAATGCCACCTTCGCCCGCTGGCTCGGCGAGGATTTGCAAATATTGCTCGAATCCGGTCGGCTCCACACCTACATGCTCAATCCTCCGGAAGACGCAAACCCCTACGACCTGATCAAAGAAGGCACCGCCCGCCAGATCACCGAAGTGCAAATGAAGGGCACGGCCGGTAAAACATTCCTCGCCTCCATCAATCAGGTGATCGTGCGCGAAGGCGCTGGCCCCGATGGAAAGCAAAGAGTGCGTACCCGCGCCGTTGTCCACGACCTGACCACAGAAAGCGAAATGCGTCAGGCCCTGAAGGCTTCAGAGGACCGTTTCCAGCGTTTCTTCGACGAAGCTCCCGTTGGCATCATCCTCATTGATGAAGAGGGAAAAGTTGCAGATTGTAACGCCGCCTTCGCCGGCATCATCGAAACGCCGATTGATAAAATCGAAGGACAGACCTTTAACGACCTCATCGATGAAGAAGACCGCGACGAAGTCACAGGCGCGCTGGGCCGCATTGAAAAAGGCCAGCGTCTTGATGCCCCGCTCGAAATTTCCCTGAAAGGCGCCACCGGCCCTGTCGAAACGCAAATGCACGCCAAAAAATTCAAACTTGATGGCCGCACCGTTCTGCATTTTATTGACCTGACAGAAAAAAAGGCGCTCGAAGTCCAGTTCGTCCAGTCGCAAAAAATGCAGGCCATAGGCCAGCTCGCCGGCGGCGTCGCCCACGATTTTAACAACCTGCTCACGGCCATCATCGGCTTTTGCGATTTGCTGCTGCTTCGCCACAAACCGGGCGACCCGTCCTTTGGCGATATTATGCAGATCAAGCAAAACTCCAACCGCGCCGCCAATCTCGTGCGCCAGCTTCTCGCTTTCTCGCGTCAGCAAACCCTGCGCCCGCGCATCCATGATGTCAGCGATATTCTTTATGAGCTCTCACACCTCATTCGCCGCCTCATCGGCACGAATATAGAACTGGAACTCATTCACGGCGAAGCGCTTGGCCCCGTGAAAGTCGACGAAGGGCAGATGGAACAAGTGCTCATCAACCTTGCCGTCAACGCTCGCGATGCTATGGATGAACATGCGCGCGAAGGTGCAACCCTGACCATCGAAACGCAAAACTTTACCAACCGCAAAACCAAGAAGCTGATTTCCGAAGAGCTCCCGCCAGGCCACTGGGTTACGATTAAAGTCAGTGATACCGGTTGCGGCATTGAGAAAAAGAACCTCAGTCGTATTTTCGAACCCTTCTTCACTACCAAACAAGTCGGCGAGGGCACCGGCCTTGGTCTGGCCACTGTCTACGGTATTATCCGCCAGACCGGCGGCTTCCTTGATGTCGAAAGTAAAGTCGCTACTAAGGACAAAGAAGGTGGCACCAGTTTTATCATCTACCTCCCGCGTATCAGCAAGGATGAAGCTGAGGCCGAGGAAGAGCATCCTGAAACAGAGGAGGTCGAAGCCAAAGACCTCACCGGCACAGAGCGCATCTTGCTGGTCGAAGACGAAGACGCCGTGCGCACCTTCTCCGAGCGCGCATTGACCAATAAAGGCTATGAAGTCCTCACCGCAGATAGCGGCGAATCGGCGCTTAACCTGATGGAAAAACAGGAAAATCAAAAGATCGACCTGCTGGTGACCGACGTTGTTATGCCCAATATGGACGGCCCAACTCTGGCCCAGCGCATGCGCCAGACCTCACCAGGGCTCAAAATCATCTTCATGTCCGGCTATACCGAAGACAAACTCAAAGACCATATGGGCGAAAACATCTTCTTCCTGCCCAAACCTTTCACCCTCAAACAACTCGCCGCCAAGGTGAAAGACGTACTGGGGGATTAG
- the flhB gene encoding flagellar biosynthesis protein FlhB gives MSDNQEQDDAQKTEDPTPKKLEEARKKGQVAVSKEINNWLMLFAGTILVALMAPFAFTNLLEILKAFIERSYAFPSAPGGMGVILGGGLKQVLMALALPLAFLFIVAFLAPFVQVGPLFAPEAIKPEISKISPIKGFKRLFSMRSLMEFAKGLLKLAIIGVVGVIIIYPYFDKFEHFIGLPIPLLMGELKSLVVSLMIGVLIVLVVVAVIDLVYQRHEHAKKMRMTKQEVKDEYKQTEGDPHVKARLRQLRSEKARQRMMQAVPSADVVITNPTHYSIALKYDPETMEAPLCVAKGIDEIALRIREVAKQHDIILYENRPLARTLYDTVEIDETIPVEQYQAVAEVISFVFKQKGKLH, from the coding sequence ATGAGCGACAATCAGGAACAAGACGACGCCCAGAAAACCGAAGACCCCACCCCAAAAAAACTGGAGGAGGCTCGCAAGAAAGGCCAGGTCGCGGTATCCAAAGAAATCAATAACTGGCTTATGCTCTTTGCTGGAACAATCCTTGTCGCCCTGATGGCCCCGTTCGCGTTCACGAATCTGCTTGAAATCCTCAAAGCGTTTATAGAGCGTTCCTATGCCTTCCCCTCCGCCCCCGGCGGTATGGGTGTAATACTGGGCGGCGGGCTAAAACAGGTTCTAATGGCGCTGGCTCTGCCATTGGCTTTTTTGTTTATCGTCGCTTTTCTCGCGCCATTTGTGCAGGTCGGCCCGCTCTTTGCCCCCGAAGCTATAAAACCCGAAATTAGCAAGATTTCTCCGATCAAAGGCTTTAAACGCCTCTTTTCCATGCGCTCGCTGATGGAGTTTGCCAAGGGACTGCTTAAACTCGCCATCATTGGCGTGGTCGGCGTGATTATCATTTATCCCTACTTTGACAAGTTCGAACATTTTATCGGCCTGCCCATCCCGCTGCTGATGGGAGAACTTAAAAGCCTCGTCGTGAGCCTGATGATCGGCGTTTTGATCGTGCTGGTCGTCGTAGCCGTGATCGATCTGGTCTATCAACGCCACGAACACGCCAAAAAAATGCGCATGACCAAACAGGAGGTCAAAGACGAATATAAGCAAACCGAGGGCGACCCGCATGTCAAAGCCCGACTGCGCCAGCTTCGCTCTGAAAAAGCCCGCCAGCGTATGATGCAGGCCGTGCCGTCTGCGGATGTCGTCATCACCAACCCGACGCACTATTCCATCGCCCTCAAATACGACCCCGAAACCATGGAAGCGCCGCTCTGCGTCGCCAAGGGAATTGACGAGATTGCCTTGCGCATTCGTGAAGTCGCCAAACAGCATGATATTATCTTGTATGAAAACCGGCCTCTGGCCCGCACGCTCTATGACACGGTTGAAATCGACGAAACTATTCCCGTTGAGCAATACCAGGCCGTCGCCGAAGTCATCTCCTTCGTCTTTAAACAAAAAGGAAAATTGCACTAG